In Rhodothermales bacterium, the genomic window GCCAACGCCGTCGTAAAGGAAGGCCTCAATATTGGTGCGAACTGCGTTATTGGAGCGGGTTCTGTTATCATCAGAAATCTACCGGATGGCGCTAAGGTCGTCGGCAACCCGGGACGAATACTATAGTGGTGCCACCTCCGGCTCGAACGTCGTCCTTTCACTGAGTCCTTGACCGGATTATTCAATGATTCCACTGTCCGTACCACATATCGGCGGCAATGAATGGCAATACGTGAAGGACTGTCTGGATACCGGCTGGATATCGTCCGCTGGGTCTTATGTCGCGCGGTTCGAGGACGCAATTGCGGAATACACGGGGGCCAGGTATGGAGTGGCCTGCATGAATGGAACATCTGCCCTTCATTTGTGCCTGAGAATCCTGGGGGTGAAACGAGATGACTACGTCATTCTGCCGAACATTACGTTCGTGGCGAGTGCAAATGCGGTCAGTTATACCGGGGCAAGTCCGATCCTGATCGATGCCGATCCTCGGACATGGCAAATGGATGTAGACCTGCTGGAGGAGTTCCTTCACGATCGGACTCACCAGGCAACCGACGGCACGTGCATCCTCACGTCTGACGGCCATGCCATACGGGCGATAATGCCTGTGCACGTCCTGGGCAACATGGTCGATATGGACCGGCTCGTGCAGGTCGCGGAACGCTACGGGCTCACAATCGTGGAGGACGCCACAGAGGCCCTCGGATCCCGCCTTCGGCGCACGCATGCGGGAACGTTTGGTCAGTTTGGTTGCTTCAGCTTCAACGGTAACAAGATCATTAGCACCGGCGGCGGCGGCATGATCGTAACCGACGATGAGGCGCTCGCCAGTCGCGCGAAACACCTTAGCACGCAGGCCAAAGTGAGTGTTGACGACTACATTCACGACGAGACGGGCTATAACTATCGACTCGTAAATGTGCTGGCCGCCATCGGCGTTGCGCAGATGGAACAGTTTCCGGAGTTCCTTGAGCGCAAGAAGGCAATGGATAGTTTCTACCGGACTAGTCTGGCTGGCGTCGGAGACATCAAGTTCCAAACCGTGGCACCTGATGTAGATGCAAATTCCTGGTTATTCACGTTTGCCACCGACCACATGAGACCGCTCCTCCAATTCCTGAACGAGCGGGGAGTCCAGTCAAGGCCGTTCTGGATGCCAATGAACCAGTTGCCGATGTACAAGAATGCAGTCTACGTGAGTCAGTCGGATCATTCCGCCGACATCTACAAGCAGTGCGTCAGTATCCCCAGCTCTGTTGGACTGACAGACAAAGACATGGCGCTGGTGTCCGAGACAATCCGAGACTTCTACAAGAACATCTCAGAATCAACCTGATGGTATCGATCAAAAATGCTGGCATGAGTCGCTTTCGTCTTCAAGACTTTATCGCAACCTACGTCACCGAGCGCCAGGAGAGTCTCTTTGCGACCGATCTCGAGCGCAACCGGGACCTGCTAAATGAGAGAATAGGCGGCCGTTCCGTACTCGTGATCGGAGGGGCCGGAACAATCGGGT contains:
- a CDS encoding LegC family aminotransferase, which gives rise to MIPLSVPHIGGNEWQYVKDCLDTGWISSAGSYVARFEDAIAEYTGARYGVACMNGTSALHLCLRILGVKRDDYVILPNITFVASANAVSYTGASPILIDADPRTWQMDVDLLEEFLHDRTHQATDGTCILTSDGHAIRAIMPVHVLGNMVDMDRLVQVAERYGLTIVEDATEALGSRLRRTHAGTFGQFGCFSFNGNKIISTGGGGMIVTDDEALASRAKHLSTQAKVSVDDYIHDETGYNYRLVNVLAAIGVAQMEQFPEFLERKKAMDSFYRTSLAGVGDIKFQTVAPDVDANSWLFTFATDHMRPLLQFLNERGVQSRPFWMPMNQLPMYKNAVYVSQSDHSADIYKQCVSIPSSVGLTDKDMALVSETIRDFYKNISEST